A single Oligoflexia bacterium DNA region contains:
- the ispG gene encoding flavodoxin-dependent (E)-4-hydroxy-3-methylbut-2-enyl-diphosphate synthase, translated as MSNIKRRPSRVVKIGQILMGGDNPIVVQSMTNTDTADVASTIKQIQELADSGSEIVRITVNTEEAAIAVPKIVEGLYKNNYSTPIIGDFHYNGHLLLKKYPECAKALAKYRINPGNCDIGKEEKNNFATMIEIAMQNEKPVRIGANWGSLDKVTLARMMDANAKLAKPLNANAVMQNALVASAVESAQQAEKMGLPKDRIVLSAKISQIQGLVDVYRSLAQQDDYALHLGLTEAGIGNKGTVASAAALAILLQEGIGDTIRVSITPTPTSSRTEEVIVAQQILQSLEIRNFTPQVTSCPGCGRTTSTLFQSMAEQIQNYLRDNMAHWKLKKPNASEMKVAVMGCIVNGPGESKHANLGISLPGTAEDPKAPVYVDGILVTTLQGKDIVPEFIKIINNYVESHY; from the coding sequence ATGTCGAATATCAAAAGAAGACCTTCTCGGGTCGTAAAAATCGGTCAGATTTTAATGGGTGGAGACAATCCCATTGTCGTTCAATCCATGACCAACACGGACACCGCTGATGTTGCATCGACCATTAAACAAATCCAAGAACTTGCAGATTCAGGTTCAGAAATTGTTCGCATTACTGTGAACACTGAAGAGGCAGCCATTGCCGTTCCTAAAATTGTCGAGGGACTTTATAAAAATAATTACTCAACTCCAATTATCGGAGATTTTCATTACAACGGACATTTGCTTTTAAAAAAATACCCTGAATGCGCAAAGGCCTTAGCAAAATACAGAATCAATCCTGGAAATTGCGATATCGGAAAAGAAGAAAAAAATAATTTTGCCACCATGATTGAAATCGCAATGCAAAATGAAAAACCCGTTCGTATTGGTGCTAACTGGGGATCCCTTGATAAAGTCACACTCGCGCGCATGATGGATGCAAACGCAAAACTCGCCAAGCCACTTAACGCCAATGCGGTTATGCAAAATGCTCTTGTTGCTTCAGCGGTAGAATCAGCACAGCAAGCTGAAAAAATGGGATTACCAAAAGATCGCATCGTTTTGTCAGCTAAAATTTCACAAATTCAAGGTCTTGTTGATGTGTATCGTTCACTGGCTCAACAAGATGACTACGCACTTCACCTTGGTTTAACCGAAGCTGGCATTGGTAATAAAGGCACTGTCGCTTCTGCTGCAGCATTAGCCATTTTACTTCAAGAAGGTATTGGCGACACCATTCGGGTTTCAATCACACCAACTCCTACAAGTTCACGAACAGAAGAAGTCATTGTTGCTCAACAAATTTTACAATCATTAGAAATTAGAAACTTCACACCCCAAGTAACCTCTTGCCCAGGTTGTGGTCGAACCACCAGCACTTTGTTTCAATCTATGGCTGAACAAATTCAAAATTACCTGCGCGATAACATGGCTCACTGGAAACTTAAAAAACCAAATGCGAGCGAAATGAAAGTAGCGGTCATGGGCTGCATCGTTAACGGCCCAGGTGAATCCAAACACGCAAACCTTGGTATTTCATTGCCAGGTACAGCAGAGGATCCCAAAGCGCCCGTCTATGTTGACGGAATACTTGTCACAACCCTTCAAGGCAAAGATATTGTTCCTGAATTCATCAAAATTATTAATAATTACGTTGAATCTCATTACTGA
- the recR gene encoding recombination mediator RecR, which produces MAFKIPALDRLIEELSRLPGLGEKTAQRLTFHILKSKKDIAEQLSAALLELKSQVKNCPQCFSFTDQELCAFCKDTQRQPELVCVVEDPSDILRIEAAMQFKGRYHVLQGVLSPLDGIGPDQIRLQELLNRLENEKITEVILALDADLEGDATSLYLTKLIKPRGIRVTRIAHGVPIGGNLEYVDYRTLSRALENRVEL; this is translated from the coding sequence ATGGCGTTTAAAATTCCGGCTTTAGACCGTCTTATTGAAGAATTAAGCCGGCTGCCTGGTCTTGGCGAAAAGACTGCGCAGCGATTGACGTTTCATATTCTAAAATCAAAAAAAGATATTGCAGAGCAGTTAAGTGCAGCCCTTTTAGAACTTAAATCCCAAGTGAAAAACTGCCCTCAGTGTTTTAGTTTCACCGATCAAGAGCTCTGTGCTTTTTGCAAAGATACACAACGACAGCCCGAGCTTGTGTGTGTGGTTGAAGACCCCTCCGATATTTTGCGTATTGAAGCTGCCATGCAGTTTAAAGGTCGTTACCATGTGCTTCAGGGAGTGTTATCACCTTTAGATGGCATTGGCCCAGACCAGATTCGTCTTCAAGAACTTCTCAATCGACTCGAAAATGAGAAGATCACAGAGGTTATTTTAGCTCTCGATGCAGATCTTGAAGGGGATGCGACATCTCTTTATTTAACAAAATTAATAAAACCACGTGGAATTCGTGTGACAAGAATTGCGCACGGGGTTCCAATTGGTGGTAATCTTGAATATGTAGATTATCGAACGCTCAGTCGTGCGCTTGAAAACAGGGTCGAGCTCTAA
- a CDS encoding THUMP domain-containing protein, with amino-acid sequence MPKFFATTPRGLELVLEKELHDLGITKTKLGIAGVEFHTNWAGCYKANLEVTSASRILYPVLDFPAYEPDQIYHNVLKHDWTKYITVDQTLAMDSSVRDSGIRDLRIVALKAKDAVVDQFVKKYGSRPNVDAENPDMQVSLRLVKNLCTVSLDTSGGSLHYRGYRDRGAPAPLKENLAAALIKMTGWDQSSPLMDPMCGSGTFCIEAALMGLKIPPGSFRTRFGFQRWLTFQTDAFKLLRDEIGQRVLDDVPFRVYGSDCDMRAVAAARANTENAGTEVVTIFRRQDITEFIPAPTPGVLITNPPYGERLGESQDLVDLYSKLGHQLKTHFQGWKAFVLTGNPTLAKAIGLEPKRSTRVYNGAIECQFLKFEP; translated from the coding sequence ATGCCGAAGTTTTTTGCTACCACACCTCGAGGACTTGAACTAGTTCTCGAAAAAGAACTCCACGATCTGGGAATTACCAAAACAAAATTAGGGATTGCCGGCGTTGAATTTCACACCAATTGGGCTGGCTGCTATAAAGCTAACTTAGAAGTTACATCTGCTAGTCGAATTCTTTATCCTGTTTTAGATTTCCCCGCTTACGAACCCGATCAGATTTATCATAATGTTTTAAAACACGATTGGACCAAATACATTACTGTTGATCAAACACTGGCCATGGATTCTTCCGTTCGCGACAGTGGCATTCGTGATTTACGCATCGTCGCACTTAAAGCCAAAGACGCCGTTGTTGATCAGTTTGTCAAAAAATATGGTTCACGCCCGAATGTCGATGCAGAGAATCCAGATATGCAAGTTTCATTACGTCTTGTAAAAAACTTATGCACAGTTTCACTAGACACCTCTGGCGGATCACTTCATTACCGCGGGTATCGCGACCGAGGTGCACCAGCACCACTAAAAGAAAATCTCGCTGCAGCTTTAATTAAAATGACTGGTTGGGATCAAAGTAGTCCTTTGATGGATCCTATGTGCGGCTCAGGAACTTTTTGTATTGAGGCAGCACTGATGGGTTTGAAAATTCCACCAGGAAGCTTTCGAACGCGTTTTGGATTTCAACGATGGCTAACCTTTCAAACTGACGCGTTTAAGTTGTTACGCGATGAAATTGGTCAAAGAGTTTTAGATGACGTGCCGTTTAGAGTATACGGATCTGATTGCGATATGCGTGCTGTCGCAGCCGCTCGAGCCAATACTGAAAACGCTGGCACTGAAGTGGTAACTATTTTTAGAAGACAAGATATTACAGAATTCATTCCCGCACCAACACCTGGGGTTCTCATCACTAATCCACCCTACGGTGAAAGACTCGGTGAGAGCCAAGATCTCGTTGATCTGTACTCAAAACTGGGGCACCAACTTAAAACACACTTTCAAGGTTGGAAAGCTTTTGTTCTCACCGGCAACCCAACACTTGCCAAAGCCATAGGCTTAGAACCAAAAAGATCAACACGCGTATATAATGGCGCAAT
- the dnaX gene encoding DNA polymerase III subunit gamma/tau yields MSYQVLARKWRPQSFEELVGQEHVATTLLNALKSSRMPHALLFTGARGVGKTSAARILAKSLRCPKAKDFVPCNECHDCQEITAGRSIDVIEVDGASNNGVENIRELRETVGYMPSTGKYKVYIIDEVHMLSTSAFNALLKTLEEPPPHVIFIFATTEPQKIPVTILSRCQRFDFRRIPVRKVVDRLKTIIEAEGVEAEPQALWLLARESEGSMRDSQSLLDQVITFCGTKVTHTQVVEVLGLTDRTLLSTSLRALVDRNAASCLQIIERVFHQGYDPKQFAQDLLEHLRNLMIVKVSVASGNTTSTGEFLDLPDQEIDELKKYADELSNEDVHMLFDMTLKGVGDVLRAQDPRIVLEMLLLRLSQAPRLTSIEKLIASIENGGSKNPTAVSTKPVIPATPTRTPLRSEAPVQTATPVRAAAAPTVAVASGGSDLERWAELVGIIKKEKPLLGAKLEYAFLQNLEGENLVIGFRKEQEFFYNQVAQKEVVNQIVDVVAKHWGRKYKVQVTLSQGSPNQSSPKEAREAAETAVNDRIREQVESHPLVREAKDVFKARITSIKESQ; encoded by the coding sequence TTGTCTTATCAAGTTTTAGCGCGCAAATGGCGTCCACAATCTTTCGAAGAATTAGTTGGTCAAGAACATGTGGCGACCACACTTCTCAATGCACTTAAAAGTTCTCGCATGCCTCACGCACTATTATTTACGGGAGCTCGTGGAGTTGGAAAAACTTCTGCCGCAAGAATTTTAGCTAAAAGTCTCAGATGCCCTAAGGCAAAAGATTTTGTACCATGCAATGAATGTCATGATTGCCAAGAAATCACAGCCGGGCGTTCTATTGATGTCATTGAAGTCGACGGAGCCAGTAATAACGGCGTAGAAAATATTCGTGAGCTTCGTGAAACCGTTGGCTACATGCCCTCTACGGGCAAATACAAAGTCTATATTATTGATGAAGTTCACATGCTTTCTACAAGTGCATTTAATGCGCTCCTTAAAACTTTAGAAGAACCACCACCACATGTGATTTTTATTTTTGCGACGACAGAGCCGCAAAAAATTCCGGTGACTATTTTATCGCGCTGTCAGCGTTTTGATTTTAGACGTATCCCTGTTCGTAAAGTAGTAGATCGTTTAAAAACTATTATTGAAGCAGAAGGTGTTGAAGCAGAACCTCAGGCTCTTTGGTTGTTAGCTCGAGAATCTGAAGGCAGTATGCGTGATAGCCAAAGTTTGCTTGATCAAGTTATCACGTTTTGTGGAACCAAAGTTACCCACACACAAGTTGTTGAAGTTTTAGGTCTGACAGATCGCACACTTTTGAGCACCTCATTGCGAGCACTTGTCGATCGCAATGCCGCAAGCTGTTTGCAAATTATTGAACGCGTGTTTCATCAAGGTTATGACCCAAAACAATTCGCACAAGATCTTTTAGAACATCTTCGTAACCTCATGATTGTAAAGGTGAGTGTGGCCAGTGGAAACACAACAAGTACTGGTGAGTTTTTAGATCTACCCGATCAAGAAATTGATGAGCTTAAAAAATACGCTGATGAATTAAGCAATGAAGATGTCCATATGCTTTTTGATATGACACTTAAAGGTGTCGGAGATGTGCTTCGCGCGCAAGATCCTCGTATTGTTTTAGAGATGTTACTCTTAAGATTGTCTCAAGCGCCACGGTTGACATCGATTGAAAAATTAATCGCTTCAATTGAAAACGGCGGATCAAAAAATCCTACAGCAGTTTCAACAAAGCCTGTGATTCCTGCGACACCGACGCGCACACCTCTGCGTTCGGAAGCTCCTGTGCAAACAGCAACTCCTGTGCGAGCAGCAGCTGCGCCAACTGTAGCGGTGGCAAGTGGGGGAAGTGATCTCGAGCGTTGGGCAGAACTTGTTGGAATTATTAAAAAAGAAAAACCACTTTTGGGTGCTAAGCTTGAGTATGCATTTTTGCAAAACCTGGAAGGTGAAAATCTGGTGATTGGATTTAGAAAAGAACAAGAATTTTTCTATAATCAAGTTGCACAAAAAGAAGTTGTTAACCAGATCGTGGATGTGGTGGCCAAACATTGGGGGCGGAAATATAAAGTGCAAGTTACACTTTCCCAAGGATCCCCCAATCAATCATCACCCAAAGAAGCCCGTGAAGCTGCCGAAACAGCTGTGAATGATCGCATTCGTGAACAAGTAGAATCTCATCCTTTGGTTCGAGAAGCCAAAGACGTTTTTAAAGCTAGAATTACTTCAATTAAAGAATCTCAATAG
- a CDS encoding YbaB/EbfC family nucleoid-associated protein — protein MKNFPGGMQQFLKQAQQMQGKMAKLQEELATKTVEATSGGGAVTAVATGAQLISAIKISKDVVDPNDLDMLQDLVLTAVNESLKKSKAMSESEMQKITGGVSMPGLF, from the coding sequence ATGAAGAACTTCCCGGGCGGCATGCAACAATTTTTAAAACAAGCGCAACAGATGCAAGGTAAAATGGCAAAGCTTCAAGAAGAATTGGCAACAAAAACTGTTGAAGCTACCAGTGGCGGCGGAGCCGTAACAGCAGTTGCAACCGGAGCACAACTTATTAGTGCTATTAAAATCAGTAAAGACGTTGTGGATCCTAATGATTTAGATATGCTTCAAGATCTAGTATTAACAGCTGTGAACGAATCACTTAAAAAGAGTAAAGCTATGTCTGAATCTGAAATGCAAAAAATCACCGGTGGCGTCTCAATGCCAGGACTCTTTTAA